A region from the Kryptolebias marmoratus isolate JLee-2015 linkage group LG9, ASM164957v2, whole genome shotgun sequence genome encodes:
- the LOC119617343 gene encoding uncharacterized protein LOC119617343 isoform X1 — MHILRYLLLMVQVGWFADGKSFETKTAAVGENVTLSCQRDASGDVASLFWIRLVVGNMPEILGKTFSFNYDKANLKSHITTKQEPGRFILHIARTKLSDTAFYYCLKSNRYNLTFLRGTFLRIKGSEPDFTAVIQDSLSDTVHAGETVALQCSVFSNSENKMCPEERTVFWLRVASDESLPILIFAQRNSDDKCEKNPETQPRQKCVYDFFRSNISLSDTGTYYCALAACGKFVLGNGTELKIEDISNKDSETNNIFLIVVCVTWALTATALLVCAIRKKSCEFCKVPLTLQTDAEAVNVEQQIQQKNEDSVVYSTAIFNRRKANKAGRRNATAKGETIYTDVRACLKD, encoded by the exons ATGCATATCCTACGTTATTTACTGCTGATGGTCCAAGTTGGCT GGTTTGCAGATGGCAAAAGCTTTGAGACAAAGACAGCTGCCGTTGGAGAAAATGTGACCTTATCTTGTCAGCGTGATGCATCTGGAGATGTTGCAAGTCTGTTTTGGATTAGGCTGGTTGTTGGAAACATGCCTGAAATTTTGGGgaaaacatttagcttcaatTATGATAAAGCAAACTTGAAATCTCACATTACGACAAAACAAGAACCAGGACGATTTATTCTACATATTGCAAGAACAAAACTGAGTGACACAGCATTTTACtactgtttaaaatcaaatcgGTACAATCTCACATTTTTGAGAGGAACATTTTTGAGAATCAAAG gaTCGGAACCTGACTTCACTGCAGTCATTCAGGACTCACTGTCAGATACAGTTCATGCAGGAGAAACAGTGGCTCTGCAGTGTTCAGTGTTTTCtaattcagaaaacaaaatgtgtccaGAAGAAAGAACGGTGTTCTGGCTCAGAGTTGCATCAGATGAGTCCCTTCCCATTTTAATCTTTGCACAAAGAAATAGTGATGATAAATGTGAGAAGAATCCTGAGACTCAGCCTCGACAGAAATGTGTCTACGACTTCTTCAGGAGCAATATCAGCCTCTCTGATACTGGAACTTATTATTGTGCTCTGGCTGCATGTGGAAAGTTTGTGCTTGGAAATGGAACTGAACTCAAGATCGAAG ATATCAGCAACAAGGattcagagacaaacaacatttttctaaTTGTGGTTTGTGTCACTTGGGCTCTGACTGCTACAGCACTGCTTGTTTGTGCAATCAGGAAAAAATCCTGTGAGTTTTGCAAAG TTCCTTTGACTCTGCAAACAGATGCTGAAGCAGTTAATGTTGAACAACAAATTCAGCAG AAAAATGAGGACTCTGTAGTATATTCTACTGCAATCTTTAATCGGAGGAAAGCAAACAAAGCAGGGAGGAGGAATGCAACAGCAAAGGGAGAGACAATCTACACTGATGTCAGAGCCTGTCTTAAAGATTAA
- the LOC108236634 gene encoding obscurin-like: MRQVSFTTMFGRLAALILLFTASLIQTAEIPQQIPLTVVEVGGNATFHCPVSEKDGKFFHWYKQPLGYMIQTVASGSFQEQKLRGQFNNGRFKITERTAEYILTIRNVTKEDEGTYFCQNGTAYSQSFAAGIYLVVNDHIGQSFISVSQTPTTISVQEGDTVTLSCSLLSKTKENTDGCSGENSVYWFRVGLGESHPNIVYAQECSDAQERRSCGYRLSKTMKTPSDAGTYYCAVVTCGRILLGQGTKVDTGENWDPVVISLGVLLGLCITVIAVLLFSRE; this comes from the exons ATGAGACAAGTGAGTTTTACAACAATGTTTGGAAGACTAGCTGCTTTGATTCTTCTCTTCACAGCAT ctttgattcaaacagcagagattCCTCAACAAATCCCTTTGACTGTGGTTGAAGTTGGAGGAAATGCTACTTTCCATTGTCCAGTTTCTGAGAAGGATGGGAAATTCTTTCATTGGTACAAGCAGCCTCTTGGATATATGATCCAGACAGTTGCTTCAGGAAGTTTTCAAGAACAGAAACTTCGTGGACAATTTAACAATGGTCGCTTTAAAATAACAGAGAGGACAGCAGAGTACATTCTTACCATCAGAAATGTCACTAAGGAGGATGAAGGAACTTATTTCTGTCAGAATGGAACTGCATATTCTCAGAGTTTTGCTGCAGGAATCTACTTGGTCGTAAATG ATCATATTGGACAAAGCTTCATCTCTGTCAGTCAAACTCCCACAACCATATCAGTCCAGGAGGGTGACAcagtgactctcagctgttCACTTCTCTCCAAGACCAAAGAAAACACTGACGGGTGTTCAGGTGAAAACAGTGTGTACTGGTTTAGAGTTGGACTTGGAGAATCCCATCCAAACATTGTTTATGCTCAAGAGTGCAGTGATGCACAAGAAAGACGGAGTTGTGGATACCGACTGTCCAAAACTATGAAGACCCCTTCAGATGCTGGGACTTACTACTGTGCTGTGGTCACATGTGGAAGGATTCTGCTTGGTCAAGGAACAAAAGTGGACACGG GAGAAAATTGGGACCCTGTTGTCATTAGCCTTGGTGTGCTGTTGGGTCTGTGCATTACTGTGATTGCAGTCCTTTTATTCTCCAGAGAATGA
- the LOC108236633 gene encoding uncharacterized protein LOC108236633: protein MTGRLATLFFLTSTSLIQTAEIPQQIPLTVVEVGGNATFHCPVSEKDGKFFHWYKQPLGYMVQTVASGSFQEQKLRGQFNNGRFKITERTAEYILTIRNVTKEDEGTYFCQNGTAYSQSFAAGIYLVVNDHIGQSFISVSQTPTTISVQEGDTVTLSCSLLSKTKENTDGCSGENSVYWFRVGLGESHPNIVYDKKNCSDAQERQSCGYRLSKTMKTPSDAGTYYCAVVTCGRILLGQGTKVDIGQHVLITVIILGVLLACCVTIIVILIVYIKQRVCKGVNRDISHPGRDRSMRNKSNKKDADADAVNYVALNFSTRKAKGIKKRKESPQECVYSAVRTDHQTLQETS from the exons ATGACTGGAAGACTGgctactttgttttttcttacttcAACTT CTCTgattcaaacagcagagattCCTCAACAAATCCCTTTGACTGTGGTTGAAGTTGGAGGAAATGCTACTTTCCATTGTCCAGTTTCTGAGAAGGATGGGAAATTCTTTCATTGGTACAAGCAGCCTCTTGGATATATGGTCCAGACAGTTGCTTCAGGAAGTTTTCAAGAACAGAAACTTCGTGGACAATTTAACAATGGTCGCTTTAAAATAACAGAGAGGACAGCAGAGTACATTCTTACCATCAGAAATGTCACTAAGGAGGATGAAGGAACTTATTTCTGTCAGAATGGAACTGCATATTCTCAGAGTTTTGCTGCAGGAATCTACTTGGTCGTAAATG ATCATATTGGACAAAGCTTCATCTCTGTCAGTCAAACTCCCACAACCATATCAGTCCAGGAGGGTGACAcagtgactctcagctgttCACTTCTCTCCAAGACCAAAGAAAACACTGACGGGTGTTCAGGTGAAAACAGTGTGTACTGGTTTAGAGTTGGACTTGGAGAATCTCATCCAAACATCGTTTATGATAAAAAGAATTGCAGTGATGCACAAGAAAGACAGAGTTGTGGATACCGACTGTCCAAAACTATGAAGACCCCTTCAGATGCTGGGACTTACTACTGTGCTGTGGTCACATGTGGAAGGATTCTGCTTGGTCAAGGAACAAAAGTGGATATAG GACAACATGTTCTCATTACTGTCATCATTTTGGGTGTGCTGTTAGCCTGCTGTGTGACTATAATTGTCATCCTTATTGTCTACATAAAACAGAGGGTTTGCAAAG GAGTAAACAGAGATATCAGTCATCCTGGACGTGACAGGTCAATGAggaacaaatcaaataaaaag gatgCTGATGCAGATGCAGTAAACTATGTAGCATTAAATTTCTCAACAAGAAAGGCAAAAGGAATAAAGAAGAGGAAAGAATCTCCACAGGAGTGTGTGTACTCTGCTGTGAGAACAGACCATCAAACGCTGCAAGAAACCTCCTAA
- the LOC112450546 gene encoding uncharacterized protein LOC112450546 isoform X1, with amino-acid sequence MMQIWIVLIFLDQGYSWISVTTGQLGEPVTFICLCSDGKYSNTRVKWYKQSFGDTLTLITTLMKTTTDPAFEQGFSSRFAANFATEKSTLTILKTVKEDEALYHCAFSTWKTDQWIGTYLSLKENITKTVNYSVVQWPTVSGPVQPGDTVTLQCSILYDSLTWSCPSEHSVSWFVVRKDIVHGNAIYKDKNRPYKWDRKQDASSPSKSCIYHFSKNVTSSDSGTYYCALAMYEDVMFGNGAELEIEGASGLSIGVLQMNTSVLPLTWTILALSVLAILVTFIKTKSNSCRVSVCLQSNDGKQKVKREEDPQIYSTAIFTVIKNVSGGRKNANTTEKEKTFAAVMALEVE; translated from the exons ATGATGCAAATATGGATTGTACTGATTTTTCTTGACCAAGGGT ACTCGTGGATTTCAGTGACCACAGGTCAACTTGGTGAACCTGTAACTTTCATATGTTTGTGCTCTGATGGGAAATACAGCAACACTCGAGTCAAGTGGTACAAACAGAGTTTTGGTGATACTCTTACATTGATAACGACACTGATGAAAACCACTACTGATCCAGCATTCGAACAAGGGTTTTCCTCACGATTTGCTGCAAACTTTGCAACAGAGAAGAGCACATTAACCATTCTGAAGACCGTTAAAGAAGATGAAGCATTGTATCATTGTGCATTCTCTACCTGGAAGACAGATCAGTGGATTGGAACTTATTTGTCTTTGAAAG AGAACattacaaaaacagtaaattacagTGTTGTTCAGTGGCCAACTGTATCTGGTCCAGTTCAACCAGGAGATACTGTGACTCTCCAGTGTTCAATCCTCTATGATTCTCTGACATGGTCCTGTCCGAGTGAACATAGTGTGTCCTGGTTTGTAGTTAGAAAAGATATAGTTCATGGAAATGCCATCTACAAAGACAAGAACAGACCTTACAAATGGGACAGGAAACAAGACGCATCATCTCCTTCAAAGAGCTGCATTTATCACTTCTCAAAAAATGTCACCTCCTCGGATAGCGGAACTTACTACTGTGCTCTAGCCATGTATGAAGACGTTATGTTTGGTAATGGAGCGGAACTTGAAATTGAGG gtgCCAGTGGACTTTCTATTGGTGTTTTACAGATGAACACTAGTGTCCTGCCTCTGACGTGGACTATCCTGGCTTTAAGTGTGCTAGCCATCCTTGTTACATTCATTAAGACAAAGTCTAATTCGTGCAGAG TTTCAGTATGTCTGCAATCAaatgatggaaaacaaaaagtaaag AGAGAAGAGGACCCACAAATTTACTCTACTGCCATCTTCACTGTGATAAAAAATGTCAGTGGTGGAAGGAAAAATGCAAACAcgacagagaaagagaagacTTTTGCTGCTGTCATGGCTTTGGAGGTGGAATAA
- the LOC112450546 gene encoding uncharacterized protein LOC112450546 isoform X2 — MKTTTDPAFEQGFSSRFAANFATEKSTLTILKTVKEDEALYHCAFSTWKTDQWIGTYLSLKENITKTVNYSVVQWPTVSGPVQPGDTVTLQCSILYDSLTWSCPSEHSVSWFVVRKDIVHGNAIYKDKNRPYKWDRKQDASSPSKSCIYHFSKNVTSSDSGTYYCALAMYEDVMFGNGAELEIEGASGLSIGVLQMNTSVLPLTWTILALSVLAILVTFIKTKSNSCRVSVCLQSNDGKQKVKREEDPQIYSTAIFTVIKNVSGGRKNANTTEKEKTFAAVMALEVE; from the exons ATGAAAACCACTACTGATCCAGCATTCGAACAAGGGTTTTCCTCACGATTTGCTGCAAACTTTGCAACAGAGAAGAGCACATTAACCATTCTGAAGACCGTTAAAGAAGATGAAGCATTGTATCATTGTGCATTCTCTACCTGGAAGACAGATCAGTGGATTGGAACTTATTTGTCTTTGAAAG AGAACattacaaaaacagtaaattacagTGTTGTTCAGTGGCCAACTGTATCTGGTCCAGTTCAACCAGGAGATACTGTGACTCTCCAGTGTTCAATCCTCTATGATTCTCTGACATGGTCCTGTCCGAGTGAACATAGTGTGTCCTGGTTTGTAGTTAGAAAAGATATAGTTCATGGAAATGCCATCTACAAAGACAAGAACAGACCTTACAAATGGGACAGGAAACAAGACGCATCATCTCCTTCAAAGAGCTGCATTTATCACTTCTCAAAAAATGTCACCTCCTCGGATAGCGGAACTTACTACTGTGCTCTAGCCATGTATGAAGACGTTATGTTTGGTAATGGAGCGGAACTTGAAATTGAGG gtgCCAGTGGACTTTCTATTGGTGTTTTACAGATGAACACTAGTGTCCTGCCTCTGACGTGGACTATCCTGGCTTTAAGTGTGCTAGCCATCCTTGTTACATTCATTAAGACAAAGTCTAATTCGTGCAGAG TTTCAGTATGTCTGCAATCAaatgatggaaaacaaaaagtaaag AGAGAAGAGGACCCACAAATTTACTCTACTGCCATCTTCACTGTGATAAAAAATGTCAGTGGTGGAAGGAAAAATGCAAACAcgacagagaaagagaagacTTTTGCTGCTGTCATGGCTTTGGAGGTGGAATAA
- the LOC119617343 gene encoding uncharacterized protein LOC119617343 isoform X2: MHILRYLLLMVQVGWFADGKSFETKTAAVGENVTLSCQRDASGDVASLFWIRLVVGNMPEILGKTFSFNYDKANLKSHITTKQEPGRFILHIARTKLSDTAFYYCLKSNRYNLTFLRGTFLRIKGSEPDFTAVIQDSLSDTVHAGETVALQCSVFSNSENKMCPEERTVFWLRVASDESLPILIFAQRNSDDKCEKNPETQPRQKCVYDFFRSNISLSDTGTYYCALAACGKFVLGNGTELKIEDISNKDSETNNIFLIVVCVTWALTATALLVCAIRKKSCEFCKDAEAVNVEQQIQQKNEDSVVYSTAIFNRRKANKAGRRNATAKGETIYTDVRACLKD, translated from the exons ATGCATATCCTACGTTATTTACTGCTGATGGTCCAAGTTGGCT GGTTTGCAGATGGCAAAAGCTTTGAGACAAAGACAGCTGCCGTTGGAGAAAATGTGACCTTATCTTGTCAGCGTGATGCATCTGGAGATGTTGCAAGTCTGTTTTGGATTAGGCTGGTTGTTGGAAACATGCCTGAAATTTTGGGgaaaacatttagcttcaatTATGATAAAGCAAACTTGAAATCTCACATTACGACAAAACAAGAACCAGGACGATTTATTCTACATATTGCAAGAACAAAACTGAGTGACACAGCATTTTACtactgtttaaaatcaaatcgGTACAATCTCACATTTTTGAGAGGAACATTTTTGAGAATCAAAG gaTCGGAACCTGACTTCACTGCAGTCATTCAGGACTCACTGTCAGATACAGTTCATGCAGGAGAAACAGTGGCTCTGCAGTGTTCAGTGTTTTCtaattcagaaaacaaaatgtgtccaGAAGAAAGAACGGTGTTCTGGCTCAGAGTTGCATCAGATGAGTCCCTTCCCATTTTAATCTTTGCACAAAGAAATAGTGATGATAAATGTGAGAAGAATCCTGAGACTCAGCCTCGACAGAAATGTGTCTACGACTTCTTCAGGAGCAATATCAGCCTCTCTGATACTGGAACTTATTATTGTGCTCTGGCTGCATGTGGAAAGTTTGTGCTTGGAAATGGAACTGAACTCAAGATCGAAG ATATCAGCAACAAGGattcagagacaaacaacatttttctaaTTGTGGTTTGTGTCACTTGGGCTCTGACTGCTACAGCACTGCTTGTTTGTGCAATCAGGAAAAAATCCTGTGAGTTTTGCAAAG ATGCTGAAGCAGTTAATGTTGAACAACAAATTCAGCAG AAAAATGAGGACTCTGTAGTATATTCTACTGCAATCTTTAATCGGAGGAAAGCAAACAAAGCAGGGAGGAGGAATGCAACAGCAAAGGGAGAGACAATCTACACTGATGTCAGAGCCTGTCTTAAAGATTAA